A portion of the Lampris incognitus isolate fLamInc1 chromosome 9, fLamInc1.hap2, whole genome shotgun sequence genome contains these proteins:
- the LOC130117905 gene encoding gonadotropin-releasing hormone II receptor-like has product MSGNWSLPSSAPPTDWVAPTFTRAAQFRVGATFVLFLFAACSNLALLVSVCQGRGRRLASHLRPLMVSLASADLMMTFVVMPLDAVWNVTVQWHGGDALCKLLCFLKLFSMQASAFILVVISLDRQHAILHPLDALSAHHRNRRMLAVAWSLSLLLAAPQLFIFRTIKADGVDFTQCATHGSFRERWQETVYNMFNFVTLYVIPLLVMSCCYTQILIKINRQHLKNKAGESCLRRSGTDMIPKARMKTLKMTIIIVVSFVVCWTPYYLLGIWYWFQPEMLRVTPEYVHHALFVFGNLNTCCDPVIYGFYTPSFRADLARCWCCGTRESGASPRSLDHLSAQQCPHSGEQESDAASINQAGS; this is encoded by the exons ATGTCAGGAAACTGGTCCCTTCCTTCTTCAGCTCCACCCACTG ACTGGGTGGCCCCCACCTTTACTCGCGCCGCCCAGTTCCGTGTGGGAGCCACATTCGTCCTCTTCCTATTTGCTGCCTGCAGCAATCTCGCCCTGTTGGTCAGTGTTTGCCAGGGGCGGGGCCGGCGTCTGGCGTCCCACCTGAGGCCTCTGATGGTGAGCCTGGCATCGGCGGACCTGATGATGACCTTTGTTGTGATGCCGTTGGACGCCGTGTGGAATGTGACGGTGCAGTGGCATGGCGGAGACGCTCTGTGTAAGCTGCTGTGTTTCCTCAAGCTTTTCTCCATGCAGGCCTCCGCCTTCATCCTGGTGGTGATCAGTCTGGACAGACAGCACGCCATCCTCCACCCACTGGATGCCCTCAGTGCTCACCACCGAAACCGCAGGATGCTGGCAGTTGCCTGGAGCCTTAGCCTGCTGCTGGCAGCTCCACag CTGTTTATTTTCCGGACCATTAAGGCGGACGGGGTGGACTTCACACAGTGTGCCACACATGGCAGTTTCAGAGAGCGCTGGCAGGAGACCGTCTACAACATGTTCAACTTTGTTACGCTCTACGTCATCCCCCTGCTGGTCATGAGCTGCTGTTACACCCAAATCCTCATCAAGATCAACCGCCAGCACCTCAAAAACAAAG CAGGTGAATCATGTCTGAGACGTAGCGGCACTGACATGATCCCCAAGGCTCGAATGAAGACTCTGAAGATGACCATCATCATCGTGGTATCCTTCGTGGTCTGCTGGACGCCATACTACCTGCTTGGGATCTGGTACTGGTTCCAGCCAGAGATGCTACGTGTGACACCTGAATACGTGCACCACGCTTTGTTTGTCTTTGGAAACCTCAACACGTGTTGTGACCCGGTCATCTACGGATTCTACACACCATCTTTCCGGGCTGACCTGGCCCGGTGCTGGTGTTGTGGTACCAGAGAGTCTGGAGCATCACCCAGATCTCTGGATCACCTGTCCGCCCAACAGTGCCCACACAGTGGAGAGCAGGAGTCAGATGCAGCCAGCATCAACCAGGCTGGAAGTTAG